A stretch of Astyanax mexicanus isolate ESR-SI-001 chromosome 21, AstMex3_surface, whole genome shotgun sequence DNA encodes these proteins:
- the LOC103040041 gene encoding alpha-internexin, which translates to MSYGSDAYSASSSYRKIFGDSPRYSSSPSRMSSSRTGGYRSLSVTRTGASSLGSYKRAGRSALSSGPMSLGLDTLDFAQSSVLNNEFKIIRTNEKEQMQGLNDRFAMFIEKVRNLEQHNKVLETELVTLRQRQSEPSRLAELYQQEIRELRSQLEEAHGEKNQMMFERDNVEEELQKLRERYEDEVRARDESERTLKAFRKDVDDASLARLDLEKKVESLLDEIAFLRRAHDEEVAELMNAIQASQVSVEMEVAKPDLTSALKEIRGQYESLASKNLQSAEEWYKSKFADLSEQANRSNEAIRASREEVNEFRRQLQSKTIEIESLRGTNESLERQLREMEDRHNMEVAGYQEAIGELENELRTTKSEMARHLREYQDLLNVKMALDIEIAAYRKLLEGEETRISTGMPYPIPSSVSSSQSYSYQSRIYTSSGKTAKKEGKDEEDKQEQNAKSESNPSKKADKQESGDVNSTSQKN; encoded by the exons ATGAGCTACGGATCCGACGCGTACTCAGCCTCTTCTTCCTACAGGAAGATCTTCGGAGATTCCCCCCGCTACTCATCCTCTCCGTCCAGGATGAGCTCCTCCAGGACCGGCGGCTACCGCTCCCTCTCGGTGACCCGCACCGGCGCCTCCTCGCTGGGCTCCTACAAGCGCGCCGGGCGCAGCGCCCTGTCCTCGGGGCCCATGTCCCTCGGCCTGGACACGCTGGACTTTGCGCAAAGCTCGGTGCTGAACAACGAGTTTAAGATCATCCGCACCAACGAGAAGGAGCAGATGCAGGGCCTCAACGACCGGTTCGCCATGTTCATCGAGAAGGTGCGCAACCTGGAGCAGCACAACAAGGTGCTGGAGACGGAGCTGGTGACGCTGCGCCAGCGGCAGTCCGAGCCGTCGCGCCTGGCCGAGCTCTACCAGCAGGAGATCCGCGAGCTGCGCTCCCAGCTGGAGGAGGCGCACGGCGAGAAGAACCAGATGATGTTCGAGCGCGACAACGTGGAGGAGGAGCTCCAGAAGCTGCGCGAGCGCTACGAGGACGAGGTGCGCGCCCGCGACGAGTCCGAGCGCACGCTCAAGGCTTTCCGCAAGGACGTGGACGACGCGTCGCTGGCGCGCCTCGACCTGGAGAAGAAGGTCGAGTCGCTGCTGGACGAGATCGCCTTCCTGCGACGCGCTCACGACGAGGAGGTGGCCGAGCTGATGAACGCCATCCAGGCCTCGCAGGTGTCCGTGGAGATGGAGGTGGCCAAGCCCGACCTTACCTCTGCGCTCAAGGAGATCCGCGGCCAGTACGAGTCGCTGGCCTCCAAGAACCTGCAGTCCGCCGAGGAGTGGTACAAGTCCAAGTTCGCCGACCTGAGCGAGCAGGCCAACCGCAGCAACGAGGCCATCCGCGCCAGCCGCGAGGAGGTCAACGAGTTCAGGAGGCAGCTGCAGTCCAAGACCATCGAGATCGAGAGCCTGAGGGGCACCAACGAGAGCCTGGAGAGGCAGCTCCGCGAGATGGAGGACAGGCACAACATGGAGGTGGCCGGATACCAG GAGGCGATTGGAGAGTTGGAGAATGAGCTAAGGACCACTAAGAGCGAGATGGCTCGTCACCTGAGGGAATACCAGGACTTGCTGAATGTCAAGATGGCTCTGGACATTGAAATTGCTGCCTACAG GAAACTTCTGGAAGGAGAGGAGACCCGCATTAGCACGGGCATGCCTTACCCTATTCCGAGCTCTGTCTCCAGCAGCCAGAGCTACAGCTACCAGAGCCGTATCTACACCAGCTCCGGCAAAACCGCCAAGAAGGAGGGAAAAGATGAAGAGGACAAGCAGGAGCAGAACGCCAAGTCCGAAAGCAATCCGTCCAAGAAGGCTGACAAGCAAGAGTCTGGAGACGTCAACAGCACCAGCCAGAAGAACTAA